A single genomic interval of Arachis duranensis cultivar V14167 chromosome 7, aradu.V14167.gnm2.J7QH, whole genome shotgun sequence harbors:
- the LOC110273978 gene encoding flowering locus K homology domain-like produces MPPSIPYDNYYPTADLPPMDKQFHQAALSVYGRDPSAGIHPPSAQPQQSAETKVTQHIQIPLSYADAIIGASSANISYIRRARGASVTVRREGMCQGR; encoded by the exons atgccaccatcaattcccTATGATAATTATTACCCAACAGCCGACCTGCCTCCTATGGACAAACAATTCCATCAGGCTGCACTATCTGTTTATGGCAGGGATCCTTCCGCTGGAATTCATCCACCAAGTGCACAACCACAACAATCTGCTGAAACTAAG GTTACGCAGCACATACAAATTCCTCTATCATATGCAGATGCTATTATTGGAGCATCAAGTGCAAATATCAGTTACATTCGTCGTGCTAGAGGAGCAAGTGTTACGGTTAGGAGAGAAGGGATGTGCCAGGGGAGATGA
- the LOC107457994 gene encoding cytochrome P450 714C2-like, with the protein MQLLFDSEIFTCIVLSVGSFVLFLLLVLYNSLVGKPKRLRSKLIRQGINGPPTTFILGNIREIKKAKQLTTTPKSHSLQPIDVHDCASLNFPFIEKWRQKYGKLFMFSLGNTQILFVDKPEIIRDIITCTSLDLGKPSYQRRELGPLLGKGIITSNGTIWANQRKILAPELYMEKVKGMMTIIGESAISLVNSWSNRIEAKGGSANIKVDKYFRKFSGDVISRACFGSNFSKGEEIFSKLGALQEVMSKNAMATWIPGMRYLPTKNNREAKALEKDVRNCILQVVKKRKESGDDEKDMLQMVLEATKDSKLSEEGIENFIVDNCKNIYLAGYETTAVSAAWCLLLLASNQKWQDLVRAEALQICKGKVPDSNMLSKMKQLTMVIHETLRLYSPIPVISREALKDMKFGNLNVPKGVIIWAMTLTSHTDTDIWGLDAYKFKPERFANGVSGACKLPHMYMPFGMGPRVCLGRDLAITELKILLSLILCNFSFSLSPEYIHSPSLKLVVEPEFGVDLLVKKL; encoded by the exons ATGCAGCTCTTATTTGATTCCGAGATTTTCACATGTATTGTATTATCGGTAGGCTCTTTTGTGTTGTTTCTCTTGTTAGTTTTGTACAATAGCCTAGTTGGGAAGCCAAAGAGACTTAGATCTAAGTTAATTAGGCAAGGTATAAATGGTCCACCTACAACTTTTATACTTGGAAATATTAGGGAAATAAAGAAGGCCAAGCAGCTTACAACTACTCCAAAATCTCATTCTCTACAACCCATTGATGTCCATGATTGTGCTTCACTTAACTTCCCTTTCATTGAGAAATGGAGGCAAAAATATG GTAAATTGTTCATGTTTTCTCTTGGGAACACACAAATATTGTTTGTGGACAAACCTGAGATAATAAGAGACATTATTACATGTACATCCTTGGACTTGGGAAAGCCTTCATATCAGAGGAGAGAGTTAGGACCATTGCTTGGTAAGGGAATCATAACATCAAATGGAACCATATGGGCAAACCAAAGAAAGATCCTAGCTCCAGAGCTATACATGGAAAAGGTTAAG GGAATGATGACTATAATCGGGGAGTCTGCTATTTCTTTGGTAAACTCATGGAGTAATAGAATAGAGGCAAAGGGTGGAAGTGCAAATATAAAAGTTGATAAGTACTTTAGAAAATTTTCTGGGGATGTTATTTCAAGAGCATGCTTTGGTAGCAATTTTTCCAAGGGAGAAGAAATTTTCTCAAAACTTGGAGCTCTCCAAGAGGTCATGTCCAAGAATGCTATGGCTACATGGATTCCAGGAATGAG ATACCTTCCAACAAAGAACAACAGAGAAGCAAAAGCACTAGAAAAGGATGTGAGAAACTGTATACTCCAagtggtgaagaagagaaaggaaTCAGGTGATGATGAGAAAGACATGTTGCAAATGGTTCTTGAAGCTACCAAAGACAGTAAACTGAGTGAAGAGGGCATTGAAAACTTCATTGTTGATAACTGCAAGAATATATACTTGGCAGGTTATGAGACCACTGCAGTCTCTGCTGCATGGTGCCTCCTTTTGTTGGCCTCAAATCAAAAGTGGCAAGATCTCGTTCGAGCTGAGGCACTCCAAATTTGCAAGGGTAAAGTCCCAGATTCTAACATGCTAAGTAAGATGAAACAG TTAACAATGGTTATTCATGAAACATTACGCCTTTACTCCCCAATACCTGTTATTTCAAGGGAAGCCTTAAAGGATATGAAATTTGGTAACCTTAATGTTCCAAAAGGTGTAATAATTTGGGCAATGACATTAACCTCACATACAGATACAGATATATGGGGACTTGATGCCTACAAATTCAAGCCAGAAAGGTTTGCAAATGGAGTTAGTGGTGCATGCAAATTGCCACACATGTATATGCCCTTTGGAATGGGACCAAGAGTTTGTCTTGGAAGAGATTTGGCCATCACTGAACTCAAGATATTGTTAAGTCTCATTTTGTGTAATTTTTCCTTTTCCCTTTCCCCTGAATACATCCATTCACCTTCTCTTAAGTTGGTTGTGGAGCCTGAATTTGGAGTAGACTTATTAGTTAAAAAGCTTTGA